The Streptomyces sp. NBC_01463 DNA window CACTTCCGGATCAGTTCGACGGCCGGCTGCGTCCAGCGCGCGGTGAGCGGGCCGACGATGACCAGGATGAGCACGTACGCGGTGGCGATGGGCCCGATCCGGGGCTCGGTCGCCACGGCCAGACCGGCGATGACGATGGAGAACTCGCCACGGGCCACGAGCGTGCCGCCCGCCCGCCAGCGCCCGCGCGATCCGATGCCCGCCCGCCGGGCGGCGTACCAGCCGGTGGCGATCTTGGTGAAGACGGTGACGACGGCCAGCAGCGCGGCCGGCAGCAGCACCGGCGGGATCTCCGCGGGGTTGGTGGAGAGCCCGAAGAACACGAAGAAGACGGCGGCGAAGAGGTCCCGCAGCGGGGTCAGCAGCTTGCGCGCCCCCTCCGCGACCTCGCCGGAGAGCGCGATGCCGACGAGGAACGCGCCGACGGCCGCCGAGACCTGCAACTGCTGGGCCACCCCGGCGACCAGGACGGTCAGCCCGAGCACGACGAGCAGCAGCATCTCCGGATTGTCGGAGGACACCGCCCGGCTGATCAGCCGGCCGTGCCGCAGCGCGAGGTAGAGCACGAACCCGACGGTGCCGAGCGCGACGAGCAGCGCGATGCTGCCCCCGGCGAAGCCGACGCCCGCGAGCATCGCGGTCAGCAGCGGAAGGTAGACGGCCATCGACAGGTCCTCGATGACGAGCACCCCGAGGATGACGGGCGTCTCCCGGTTGCCGAGGCGCCCCAGGTCCGCCAGGACCTTGGCGATCACCCCGGACGAGGAGATCCAGGTGACCCCGGCCAGCGCCACGGCCCCCACCGGCCCCCAGCCGAGCAGCAGGGCTGCGACGGCGCCCGGGGTCGCGTTGAGGACGAAGTCCACGGCACCGGACGGGTACTGGGTCTTGAGACTGGTGACGAGTTCGGACGCGCTGTACTCGAGCCCCAGCAGGAGCAGCAGCAGGATGACGCCGATCTCGGCGCCCACGGCGGTGAACTCCTCGCTCGCCCCGAGGGGCAGCAGCCCGCCCTCGCCGAAGGCGAGTCCGGCCAGCAGGTAGAGGGGGATCGGGGAGAGGCCTATCCGGCCGGCGAACCGGCCGATGATGCCCAGTCCCAGGATGACGGAGCCGAGCTCCACCAGCAGTGCGGTCGTGTCATGCACGGTCAGCCCTCCGCAATGATCTCGGAGAGCGTGTCGACGCCCTCCCTCGTACCGACGGCGACGAGCGTGTCCCCGATGGCGAGCCGGAAGTCCGGCCCGGGTGACGGATGCGCGCTGTGGGTCCGCAGCACCGCCACGATGGAGGCCCCGGTCCGGGTCCGGGCCCGGGTGTCCCCGAGCAGCCGGCCGCCGTACGGGGAACGCGTCCCGAGCGGGATGTGCTCGGTGACGAGGTCGATGCCCTCGGTCCGCACGGCGTCGATCGGCGCCGCGTCGATGAGGTGGGCGAGCCCGGTGGCCTCCTGTGGGGTCAGGGGTACGGAGAGCCGGCAGGAATCGGGATCGTCCTGGTCGTAGAAGCCGATGAACCGGCGCCCGTCGTGGTGGACGACGACGGAGATGTGCTGCCCCGACTCGGTCGTGTAGTCGTACTGCACGCCGACTCCGGGCAGCGTGGTGCGGTGGGTTCCCATGGCTTCCTCCCGAGGAGCGCGGCGTGCTGTCGCGATGCGCTTGGTGATCTCTTTAGCTCCGCATTACCCTATCCGGAGGGTTCCGCCGCCTTGCGGGGACGGGTTCTCCCGCACGGCCGCCCCGCTACGCACGCGTGCCCGGCCGGTGCGCAGCCGGCCGGGCACGCGGGGGTCGACGCGGGGTGTCAGTCGCCGATCTCGATCTTGCCGTTCTGCTTGGCGGGAGCGTCGGACTGGGCCGGGACCTCCGGCTTCGGGCCCGCGCCCTTGAGGTTCTGCAGCAGCGCGGCGAGGTCGACTCCGGTGGTGGAGCTGAGGAGTTCCATGCCCTGCGCGACGTTGTCCGTGACCGTGCGCGACAGCTGGCTCGCGCCGTCCGTCGAGATGACGGTCAGCTTGTCGATGGCACTCAGCGGCTCGGACGCCTTGGCGACGACCTGCGGGAGCACCTCGACCAGCATCTGCAGGACGGCCGCGTCGCCGTACTGCTTGAAGGCGTCGGCCTTCTTCTGCATGGCCTCGGCCTCGGCGGCACCCCGTGCGGCGATGGCGGCCGCCTCGGACTCGCCCTCGATGCGCACGGCCTCGGCGAGCGCGGAGCGGTGCAGCTTCTCGCCCTGACCGGTCAGCCGGGAGCGCTCGGCGTCCGCCTCGGCCTCCTTGACCTGGGCGATCCGGCGGGCCTCGGCCTCCTGCTCCGCCTGGTAGCGGGCGGCGTCGGCGGGCTTGCGGACCTTGGTGTCGAGCTCGCGGTCGGTCAGGGCGGCCTGGCGCTGGGCGACCTTCTCCTGCTCCTGGAGGACCTCCTGCTGGCGCGCGGCCTCGGCGAGCGGACCCGCGGCGTTCGCCTTCGCGGCGGCCGCCTCCGTCTCGGCCTTGATCTCGGCCTGCTTGAGGTAGAACGTCCGCTCGGCGATGGCGATCTCCTCGGCGGCCTTCAGCCGGGCCTGCTCCGAGGCGCGGCGGGCGATCGCCTCGGCGATGTCCGCCTCCTGCTTGGCGCGGGCGGCCTCGGGGCGGCCGAGGTCCTCCAGGTAGGAGCCCTCGGTGGTGATGTCCTGGATCTGGAAGGCGTCCAGGATCAGGCCCTGGCCGGACAGGCTGGCCTCGGCCTCCTCCGCCACCTGGCCGGCGAAGGCGGCCCGGTCCCGGATGATGTCCTCGACCGACATCCGGCCGACGATGGCGCGCAGCGCGCCGGAGAGCACTTCCTGGGTGAAGCCGACGATGCCGTTCTGCTGCTGAAGGAAGCGCTGGGCGGCGGCCCGGATGGCGTCCTCGCTGCCGCCGACCTTGACGATGGCGACGCCTTCGAGGTGGGACTTGACCCCGCGCAGCGTGACGGCCCCGCGCACGGCGACCGGGATGTGCCGGCTGGAGAGGTCCAGGGTGAACTTCTGCTGGACGAACGGCACGACGAAGACGCCGCCGCCGACGACGACCTTCTGGCCGCTGTTGTCGATGCTGGCCCGCCCGGTCACCGGGTCGACGGACTTCTTGCCGCGGCGGCCGGTGATGATGAACGCCTGGCTGGGACCCGCGACCTTGTAGCGGGTGATGACGGCGAGGGCGAGCAGGAAGAGGAGTACGACGACTCCGGCGATGGCGATCAGGACTGGACTCATGGACGTGTCCCCCTCTGCCTCCCGACGGGGACGGCAGTTCTGTGGCGAGCGGTGGCGGGCCGGCCGGCGTGCCGGCTCAGCGTTCGACGGGACGGACCGAGACCGAGGTGGTCGAGAGCGTGGCCTCGACCCAGATCTCGGTGCCCCGTTCGACGGGGACCTGACTCTTCGCCGAGAGCTTCACGGGCTGTCCCCCCAGCCGCAGCAGCACCTCGCCGTACCCGCCGGCCGGGATCGCCGTGACCACGGAACCCGCGGTGCCGACGAGATCCTCGCCGCGCGGGGTGGCGGTGGTCTGATCCCGCATCAGGGCCTGGCTGAACTTCCAGGTCAGCCAGGCCGCGACCAGGCCGGCGAGTGCACCGGCCGCGGCGGCGGCGATCGTGCCGGCACCGGTCGTGCCGAGCACGATGGCGCCGCCGAAACCGAGCATGGAGACGAAACCGGCGATCACCGGAAGGGAGAGCAGCCCGTTGAAGAGACCGTCCAGCACGCCCCCGAAGAGTCCTTCGAGGATCCCGTCGAAGACCAGGGACACGGCGAGCAGGACGACTCCCGCAATTCCGAGACCGAGAAACAAGGTCACGTGATCACCCCTCCCGGCTGCGGAATCCCCCGTAGATTTCCGTCGAACTGGCTGGATGATCCCATACCTGCCGCTCTGGGAACACTGCCGGGAACCGGCAGTGTTCTACGCGTTCTTGATGCCGGAGAGGTGGCCCGCGAGCGTGTCCAGCGACTGGAACGTGGCCCCGAGCAGCGCCACGTGCTTCCAGCGCAGCACCCCGTCGGCGTCGATCAGGAACACCGAGCGCCGCACCCCGATCCCCGGCGCGGCGACGCCGAACGCGCGGGCGGTCTCCCGGCCCGGGTCCGCGAGCAGCGGCATCCGCAGCTGCTGGGCGCGGGCGAACGACTCGTGGCTGTCCACGTCCTGCGGGCTGATCCCCCAGACCTCCGCGTCGAGCCCCTCGAACGTCTCCATGCCCGAGGAGTACGAGCAGAGCTGCTTGGTGCACACAGCCGTGTTGTCGCCCGGGTAGAAGGCGAGGACGACGGCCCGGCCGCGCGCGGCGGAGAGCGTGTAGTCGCGGCGCTCGAACGCGTCCCCGTTCAGGGCGCCTCCCGCGAGGGTGAAGTCCGCTACCTGCTGGCCGAGTTGCGGTGACGATCCCATGTCATGTCCTTAGAGGTCCGGCGCTGTGTTGGTGCTGTCCGTGCTCCGTACAGCATGCTCGTACGGCTCCGCCCTCACCTACCCGGAGGTACGCATGCCCCAGGAACGACCGCCCGCCGCCGCGGTACTGGTCCTGCACGGCGGCCGGGAGACCGGTCTCGGGGCGCCGCCGCCCGGGCCGCTGAACCTGCCCGGGGTGCGGATGCGCCCGTTCGCGCGCGGTCTGCGGGGGGCGCTGCCCGGGGACGTCCTGGTGCGGGCCGTCCGTTACGGGCACCGCGGCTGGAACGGGGCCAGGGCCGATCCGCTGCACGACACCGTGCGCGCGCTGGACGAACTGCGGGGTGAGGCGGGGGAGATCCCGGTGGTGCTGCTCGGGCACTCGATGGGCGGCCGGGCCGCGCTGGCCGCTGCGGGGCATCCGCTGGTACGGGGTGTGGTCGGCCTCGCCCCGTGGTGCCCGGCCGGTGACCCGGTCGGGCAGCTCGCCGGCCGGGACGTGGTCCTCGTGCACGGCAGCCGGGACCGTGTCACGGACCCGGCGGACTCCCGCGCGCTCACCGCACGGGCCCGGAAGGAGGGTGCCCGCACCTGTCTGGTCACCGTGGACGGCGGCGACCACCCGATGCTCCGGCGGGCGGCCGCCTGGCACCGGCTGACGACCGCTCTGGTCACCGGGCTGCTGGACCGGGGCCCGCTGCCCGGACCCGTCGCCGAGGCGCTGCGGCTGCCGCCGGGGGCCACGGCCGACGAGGGGACCGTGGAACTGGACCGGCTGCCGGTGTCCTGATCAGCCGGCGGCCGCCGGTTCCCCGTCGGGTTCCGTCAGGAACACACCGAGCAGCAGCGCGAGGGCCGGGATCGCGCACAGGATCGTGAACACGCCCTGCGGGCCGTACGCCTGTGCCGTCGCACCGAGCGCGGGCGCGATCAGTCCGCCGATGCTGACGGCCAGTCCGAGCGTGACACCGGCCGCGGTGCCCGGGCGGCCCGGCAGATAGTCCTGGCCGAGCTTGACCAGGACGGCGAACGGGATGTTCAGCGCGAGGCCCGCCAGGACCGCGAAGAGCAGCGGCAGGACCGTGCCCGGGGTCAGCCGCAGCGCGACCAGGGCCGGTACGGCGAGGACACCGCCCAGCTGGACCGTACGGACCATGCCGATGCGGTCGGCGATCCGGCCGCCGAGGAGCGTGCCGGCCACCCCGCCGACGAGGAAGCAGGCGAGCGCCACGCCCGCGATGCCCCGGCCGGAGTGCAGATGGCGGATCCAGAACAGCTCGATGAACGTGATCGCGCCGAAGAACGCCACCGACCGCACCACCTCGATGCCGGTCAGGACGAGGAAGGGCCCCCACCGGTCCCGCCCCGCCCGCGCCGCCCGGTGCGTGGCGGCAGCGGCCGGGCGGTGCCTGAGCAGGACGAAGGCCATCAGGACGGCCGGCGGGATGAAGAGCGCCGTCGCTCCCACCCCCATCGCGACGAGGAGCGGGGTCGCGAGCACCGGGGCGAGGAAGAAGCCCACGCTGCCGCCCGCCGCGAAGATGCTCATCGCGGACGCGCTGTCCCCGGCCGCCTCGCGGGCCGCCTTGCCGGCCGCCGGGTGGAACATCGCCACGCCGAGACCGGAGAGCAGGATCAGCAGCCAGACCGCGGCGTACGGCCGGACCAGACCGGACAGGCCCAGGCCGATGCCGGCGACCGCGAGTCCGGCGGGGGCGAGCCGGCTCAGCCGGTAGCGGTCCACGGCGACGCCGATGAACGGCTGCGGGACCGAACTCCCGAGCGCCGCCGCGAGCGTGAGCCCCGAGGCGGCGACGTAGCTGTAGCCGCGGTCCAGCACGAAGTAGGGGACACAGGCGGGGACGAGCCCCTGGTAGAGATCGTCGACGGCGTGCGCCGCGCCCCACATCCGCATCCGGCGCCAGGCGGACACGGGCTGTGCCGGGGCGGGCGAAGCCGGTGGTGAGGAGGCGG harbors:
- a CDS encoding alpha/beta hydrolase; this encodes MPQERPPAAAVLVLHGGRETGLGAPPPGPLNLPGVRMRPFARGLRGALPGDVLVRAVRYGHRGWNGARADPLHDTVRALDELRGEAGEIPVVLLGHSMGGRAALAAAGHPLVRGVVGLAPWCPAGDPVGQLAGRDVVLVHGSRDRVTDPADSRALTARARKEGARTCLVTVDGGDHPMLRRAAAWHRLTTALVTGLLDRGPLPGPVAEALRLPPGATADEGTVELDRLPVS
- a CDS encoding MFS transporter, which encodes MWGAAHAVDDLYQGLVPACVPYFVLDRGYSYVAASGLTLAAALGSSVPQPFIGVAVDRYRLSRLAPAGLAVAGIGLGLSGLVRPYAAVWLLILLSGLGVAMFHPAAGKAAREAAGDSASAMSIFAAGGSVGFFLAPVLATPLLVAMGVGATALFIPPAVLMAFVLLRHRPAAAATHRAARAGRDRWGPFLVLTGIEVVRSVAFFGAITFIELFWIRHLHSGRGIAGVALACFLVGGVAGTLLGGRIADRIGMVRTVQLGGVLAVPALVALRLTPGTVLPLLFAVLAGLALNIPFAVLVKLGQDYLPGRPGTAAGVTLGLAVSIGGLIAPALGATAQAYGPQGVFTILCAIPALALLLGVFLTEPDGEPAAAG
- a CDS encoding SPFH domain-containing protein, giving the protein MSPVLIAIAGVVVLLFLLALAVITRYKVAGPSQAFIITGRRGKKSVDPVTGRASIDNSGQKVVVGGGVFVVPFVQQKFTLDLSSRHIPVAVRGAVTLRGVKSHLEGVAIVKVGGSEDAIRAAAQRFLQQQNGIVGFTQEVLSGALRAIVGRMSVEDIIRDRAAFAGQVAEEAEASLSGQGLILDAFQIQDITTEGSYLEDLGRPEAARAKQEADIAEAIARRASEQARLKAAEEIAIAERTFYLKQAEIKAETEAAAAKANAAGPLAEAARQQEVLQEQEKVAQRQAALTDRELDTKVRKPADAARYQAEQEAEARRIAQVKEAEADAERSRLTGQGEKLHRSALAEAVRIEGESEAAAIAARGAAEAEAMQKKADAFKQYGDAAVLQMLVEVLPQVVAKASEPLSAIDKLTVISTDGASQLSRTVTDNVAQGMELLSSTTGVDLAALLQNLKGAGPKPEVPAQSDAPAKQNGKIEIGD
- a CDS encoding cation:proton antiporter, coding for MHDTTALLVELGSVILGLGIIGRFAGRIGLSPIPLYLLAGLAFGEGGLLPLGASEEFTAVGAEIGVILLLLLLGLEYSASELVTSLKTQYPSGAVDFVLNATPGAVAALLLGWGPVGAVALAGVTWISSSGVIAKVLADLGRLGNRETPVILGVLVIEDLSMAVYLPLLTAMLAGVGFAGGSIALLVALGTVGFVLYLALRHGRLISRAVSSDNPEMLLLVVLGLTVLVAGVAQQLQVSAAVGAFLVGIALSGEVAEGARKLLTPLRDLFAAVFFVFFGLSTNPAEIPPVLLPAALLAVVTVFTKIATGWYAARRAGIGSRGRWRAGGTLVARGEFSIVIAGLAVATEPRIGPIATAYVLILVIVGPLTARWTQPAVELIRKWRGGDDGPAATTTGTGDTGGMATVHVPAPKEEQKLSATTD
- a CDS encoding peroxiredoxin produces the protein MGSSPQLGQQVADFTLAGGALNGDAFERRDYTLSAARGRAVVLAFYPGDNTAVCTKQLCSYSSGMETFEGLDAEVWGISPQDVDSHESFARAQQLRMPLLADPGRETARAFGVAAPGIGVRRSVFLIDADGVLRWKHVALLGATFQSLDTLAGHLSGIKNA
- a CDS encoding potassium transporter TrkA, which encodes MGTHRTTLPGVGVQYDYTTESGQHISVVVHHDGRRFIGFYDQDDPDSCRLSVPLTPQEATGLAHLIDAAPIDAVRTEGIDLVTEHIPLGTRSPYGGRLLGDTRARTRTGASIVAVLRTHSAHPSPGPDFRLAIGDTLVAVGTREGVDTLSEIIAEG